AAGTGACTATGCCACTATTACGTTTTATAAGGAAGAAATAGAGACTATATTGAAATGAAACTAATGTACCTCTCACTTATAATAAGCATAATTTCCCTTTTCCTAGGTAGTGTTCTATTATTTAACACAGTTCCAAGAATTCTTATATCAGGCACACTGATAATAGTAGCATTCCTAGTTGTATCATTATTTCTTATTAACAAATACCCAAAAGTGAGATACGTTCTATTCTTTCTGGCAATATTAGCTATAGTCATTTCTTCATTTTCTAATGCACATTTACAAGCACTAAGAGAATTTGGGCAGTCAACATATATTACCTCTTTAGATATCTTGATGATTTTAGGATTCTATGTAGGGCCGATACTATATATAATAGCACTTCTTAGGGATAATTTAAAAAGGTAAAAAACTATTATTTACCTCTGTGGAAGTTATAGATCCGCATGCGAGAGTAGCAGACTTAGTAGGTCTATTATACTCTTTAGAAAATACTTTTAATGGCAAAACAGACTTATATATGCTAGAAAAAGAAATGGAAGTTGACCTAGACGATCTAATGCCTATTGTATATACTGCTGACTCTTTAGGATTTATAACTGTAGGGGAAGGCGACATAATAATAACTGATAAAGGAATGGAATTTCTAAAATCAAATCTAAAAAAGAGAAAAGAAATAATCAAAGAATCTATAAGAAAAATAGAACCCTTTAAAACTGCATTAGAGCTAAAAGAATTCACATTAGAAGAATTAAAAGATATCTTAGAAAGCAAGGGAATACAACTATATAATAGTCCAGAAGGTCTTTATGATTTGCAAATAACTTTAGTAGAGTGGGGTGTGTATTCAGGATTGTTGAAAAAAGAGGGAGACAGATTTATAGTATCTACGACTTAGCGTAATGCTAGAGAAGTATTTATAGCAAATTAAGCAAGAAGAGTATCATGGAAGAAGAGAAGGGAGAAGAACTAACCCATTATATTCATCAAGCAGATGTATTTAGAACTAAAGTGTTTGGCATACAAGATGGTTTAATCGGAGTTGGAGCAATTGTACTTGGCGCAGCAGGTTTCTCTCACGATGCTATCGCAGTGTTAATAGCAGGATTAATTGCTACTATTGGTCAAGCATTTTCCATGGGTATTGGAGAATATATAAGTACTAGAGTAAGAATGCAGGTAATACAAAATGAGATAAGAAAAGAGAAATATCAATTAGAAAAGTTCCCAGAAATGGAAAAACAAGAATTAATAGATTTTTATATGAAGAAAGGATTTAGCAAGGACGTGTCGGAAAAAATAGCCGAATATCTACTTAAAAATAAAAATGTAGCTTTAGAAGAAATGCTAATGCACGAGCTTAAGGTTTTCCCGGAAGAATTTGAAAGCCCTGTTAAGCTAGGTTTTTTAATGTCACTATATCTGATAATAGGAGGCTTAATACCAATATTTCCGTTTGCTATAAGCGTATACTTGCAACAATTTCAATTTAATTACGCATTGATCACTTCAATATTATTAGTAATTTTGACTCTTGGAATATTTGGTATATTAGGCACAAAATATACTGGTTTAAGAAAATATAGGGGGGCGTTTGAACAAATAGGGACCGGAATGATAGCACTTATAGGAAGTTACATAGCTGGTATGCTACTTGCACATTTTATATCAGTTTCGTATCTACCCTAGCCCTCTCCGGCAGTTAGTAATTTAGCTAAGCCTCTTGGTATTCTGGCTGGCCTATTATCCTCCTTAAATAATTCCTTCCTTTTAGCTTCCAATATTAATGGTTCGACCTTTAAATACTCGGCCGCAGTAGCTACTTTAACGTTCAAATCTTTAGCAACATCATATACCGGTTTCAAAACATTAGCGTAATTTATATCTCTTAAAACATGGTGATCTATTATTGCGGTCTCTAGACCATTCTTGACTATTTCCTCCATATTTTTAATAGAACTTTGTAATTCTTCTTCTTTTAACGCTCTACCTAATAGATAACTTAAAGGTCCATCAATTATTATTGTATTAGGCTTAGTTTCTTTCGTAAATTTTAAATGAAGGTCTTTAGGAGCACCTTCTATATCTGAGGTAAATAATACAGATGAATCGTTATCCCTTATGAATACTTGTACTACATAGCCCAATCGTTCATCAGCACCGTGAGGAACTGCAGGGGAAAAAGAAATAGTGGTATCTCCAATTTTAAATGTTCTGCCATCTGCTATTTCTATGTTTTTAGGTTTATCTTTTATTGAACGTAAAAACCTAGGTGCTCTTCTATATTTTTGACTATTATTTATCATATTTTGGGGATCTTTAATGAATACTATTTTATCTTTGTAAATATCCGTTGGTATTACATACCCCGGATCATGATGATCGTAATGATAGTGAGAAACTACAATGACGTCAACATCCTTGGCAATATTTACGAGAACTTTGGCTAATTCGGTTAACCTATCGACTTCCTTTTGGTGTGGAGGCAGATTATATCTCCTAGGCGCTAATGATATTGCTGGATCTACTAAGATTCTTAAGTTCTTAGTTTCCACTAGTGTTGCTTGTGATCTTACGCCCAAACTTTCAAATGCTATTGGAGTAATTCTCATCTAAAAATACCTTATCTCTACTAAGTTAAAATCTAATAGTGGAGATATCTAAGATACTTTCCCTAATCTCCTTCCTAATATTTTCTATATCTAATTTCGCCATTCTAATGCCATAATTTGTTCTTTTCTTTTCTATATATTTTCCTATGCCGTATATAGTAAATCCAGTTATAGTAGTGATATGAAATGGATCGTCTAAACCAAGAGCTATAAATCTCCCTACTCCTTGGACAACTTTTCCTTTAGCTTCATAATCTCCTAGCAGATCTCTGAACATAATTATATGATTAAGCTACTTAGAAATAAAAAGGATGAGGAAAAGAAATGAGTATGACGGCTAACAAAAAATATATTATAAGACGTAGGTATGAAAAATAATGCTAGATATTTTGATAATAACGTTAAGTGGTATAGTATCCTCATGGACTGTATATAACAGTATATTGGCAATTATTGGAGTGGCATGGAAACCATTTGAAAGCAAAAACAATAGTGGAATAACGTTTAGCTTAATAGTTCCAGCTAAGAATGAAGAAAACGTACTTCCCAGATTACTAGATAGATTAGTAAATCTGGAATATGATAGATCAAAATATGAAGTTATTGTAGTGGAAGATAGTTCAACTGATAGGACACTTGATATTTGCCAAGAATACGAAAAGAAGTATAATATAGTAAAGTGCTATAGTCTTCCAAAAGCTAATGTACCTAATGGAAAGAGCAGAGCGTTAAATTTTGCATTAAGAGTTAGCAAGGGGGAAATTATTGGTATTTTTGACGCCGATACAGTACCGCGTCTAGATATCTTAGAGTACGTAGAACCTAAATTTGAGGATAATAAAGTAGGAGCGGTACAAGGTAAGTTAATTCCAATTAACGTTAGAGAAAGCGTCACAAGTAGATTAGCTGCAATAGAGGAATTGATATATGAATATTCAATAGCTGGAAGAGCCAAAGTGGGCTTATTTGTTCCAATAGAGGGAACTTGTTCGTTCATAAGAAGAAGTTTAATAGAAGAATTGGGCGGATGGAATGAATATTCATTAACGGAAGATTTGGATATAAGCCTGAAAATTGTAAATAGAGGCTATAGAATTGTTTATTCCCCAACTACTATAAGTTGGAGAGAAGTGCCAATAAGTCTGAAGATTCTTATTAGACAAAGATTAAGGTGGTATAGGGGTCACTTAGAAGTATCTTTCGGAAAGATTAGAAAGGTTGATTTGAGAATAATAGATGGTATGTTAATAGTGTTTACTCCCTTCTTCATGGTTTTAAACCTTATTAACTACTCCTTAGTGTTAGTGTATTCCTCATCATTATATATAATTGCAGCTAGTTTAGTTTCGTTAGCCTCTCTATTTTCATTATTGCTGATTATTCTAATTGCAAGAAGACATATGATAGAATACTTTTACATGATACCCTCATTCGTTTATATGAATTTCGTCGTAGCGTTAAATTTTACAGCGATATTCCTAGAGTTAATAAGGGCTCCAAGGGTTTGGATAAAGACTGAAAGGAGTGCAAAAGTTACGGGTGAGGTTATAGGATGATAACAGAGTTTATACTCAAAAGAAAACTCGAAGATTATCTAAGTCATGTCAGAGACGAAAATACTATTTATGTTACAGATCTGGTGAGATGCCCTAGGAAAATAAAGTACGAGAACCAATATAAGGAACTTTCAATTACACAAGTCTACGAACCATCTGCTATTCTAGGTGACCTTCTACATATAGGTCTAGAGACTCTATTAAAGAATAATTTTAATGCTGATGCTGAAGTTGAGGCTGAAAGAAATATCCAAGTTCTTGGAAAAACATATAAAATAAAGGGAAAAGCCGATGTTCTAATTAAAAACGAGAATGATAAAAAAATCGTAATTGAGATAAAATCTTCCAGAAGTGATAAGGGATTACCGCATATTCATCACAAAATTCAATTACAAATATATTTATGGCTTTTTAGTGCAGAAAAGGGAATACTAGTTTACATAACGCCGGATAGAATAACGGAATATGAAGTTAACGATCCGCTAGACGAAGCCACGATAATTAGATATGCGGAAGATATTATAACGTTAAGAAACGCGCCAAAATTTAATTGGGAATGTAAGTATTGTGTTTTCTCCGCTATATGCCCGTCAAAGTTATCTTAGAAGAAAGGATTATTATTTTTATAGATACATTATTAAATTGTGCGAACCAGACCAGTTGTACTTACAATTGCTGGTAGTGATAGTGGTGGGGGTGCGGGATTACAAGCCGACTTAAAGACTTTCACAGCACTAGGAGTGTTTGGAACTACAGTAATAACTGGTTTAACAGCACAAAATACAAAAATTGTAACGAAAGTTTTAGAAGTGCCCTTAGACTTCATTGAGGCACAGTTCAACGCTGTATGTGAAGACTTAAAACCTACCCACGCTAAAACTGGTATGTTAGCTTCTGGTAAAGTTATAGATTTAGTACTGAGAAAAATTAAAGAATATAATTTGAATTTAGTTTTAGATCCAGTTATGGTAGCTAAGTCTGGATCCTTGTTAGTCACAGAAGATATTTCAGAACATATAAGAAAAGCTATGAAAGAATCATTAATCTCTACACCTAACAGGTATGAGGCTGAAATAATTGCTAATACTAAGATAGATACACAAGATGATGTTAGAAATGTTGCACGCGATCTTTATTCTAAATATGGAAATATAGTAGTTAAAGGATTTAACGGAGTAGACTATGCCGTAGTAGATGGAGAGGAGATTGAGCTAAGAGGAGAATATGTTAATACAAAAAACACTCATGGCAGTGGTGACGTATTCTCAGCTGCAATAACTGCATATTTGGCCTTAGGATACAAGCTTAAAGATGCCGTAATTAAAGCTAAAGAATTCGTATCCTTAACAATCAGATATGGTTTAGAATTAGGAAAAGGCCATGGACCAGTAGATCCATTTGCGCCAATAGAAGCTATAGTAGAGAGGGAAGAGGGAAGAAATGAACTAGAAAAATTATTATGGTATTTGGAATCTAATCCCGACATCACACTCAGGTTAATTAATGACACTACAAAAGCTAACGTTGCGTATATGACAAACTATCAAGATGTATTGAGTTTAGCTGGCGGCTTCATAAAATATTTAAATAAAATAAAAATAGATGGTCCTATTCTAAATAATATAAACAATGAGATAAGTTCCATTATGAAGAAAATAAATGGTAAAATAGGTGTATTATTGCCAGTATCTGATAAGATACTAAGTTCCGCAGAAAGAGGCAAGATAAAGCTAACAAAAAGTGGAATAGATGGTGATGCATTATTAAATTATAACATGGTATTGATTACTGCTAAGAGTAGAGATGAATTGATAAAAAAACTAAAGGAGGTAGCTACGAGTTGATAACTGTAGTAGGTAGTTATAATATCGATATAATACTTAAAGTTAACAAGATACCAGAAATTGGAGAAACTGTAATAGCTGATGAGGTTTATATGAATCATGGCGGAAAAGGGTCTAATCAAGCAGTTTCCGCTTCAAGATTAGGAAGCAGAGTGAAGATAGTTGCTGCAGTAGGAAATGACAACTACGGTAAAAATGCAATAGAATTTTGGAAGACAGAAAATATAGATATCTCTGACGTAAAAATAAAAAATAACGTCAGTACTGGTACTGCATATATATTTGTTGATAAAAGGGGAAGGAACGTAATAGTAGTAAATAGAGGAGCAAATTATCATCTTACAGAAGAAGATATAAGCGAAAGCTTAGATGGTAACATATTATTAACGCAGTTAGAGATAAGGGAAAATGTAGTAAAAAAGGCTCTGAAAGAGTTTAACGGTATACGTATACTTAATCCTGCACCTGCAGTTCTCAAAGATACCGATATTCTATCATTAACTGACATAATAACGCCAAATGAAATCGAGTTTAAAGAATTGGTGAGTACTGACGACCTAGAATATGGTCTTCATCTATTACTTAAAAAAGTCAAAAGAGCAGTGATTATCACATTAGGTGAAAGAGGTGCATTATTAGCTACAAAGGATGGCAAGAGAACACTTATCCCAGCCCCTAAGGTTAACGTTGTTGATGAGACTGGAGCCGGTGATGTGTTTAATGCTGCATTAGCAGTTTACTTAGAAAAAGAATATGATCTAGAGACTGCAGTTGAATATGCTAATAAAGTAGCTGCGCTCTCTGTCACCAAGATAGGAGCACTCGGACCTAAATTGGAGGAGGTGAACAAGTTCCTTGAAGAGATCAATAAGGATGAAGAAAAAGATTAAGGATGAACATTGTGTAAGAGGATTTTGTGATCTAGATTTCGTAGATATAACAGAGCGTGATGATCTATGAAAATAACATTCCTTGGGACAGGTGCAGGAGCTAGTATAGGGACAAAAAGGGTAAAATCTGGCATATTAATTAACGATTCAGTTCTTTTCGACCTAGGTCCCGGTGCAGACCTAAGAATTGAAGATCTCAGAATACATCCAAACGCTCTTTTCATAACGCATCTGCATATAGATCACTTTAGCGGAGTTTTTGAATATCTTGTCCAAAGGAAAATAAGACAAATACCAGAATTAGAAATATATTCTCCAAATGGTTTTTCTAACGTACTTAATGCATATGTCAATGCAGGTAATAATATCTCGGCAAAAGTTTATGAAAAAGAACTTCCAGAAGGAAAGATTAATGAGTTAGAAATACATGCAGTTAGAGCATGTCATTCAATTTATGCCGTAAGTTATATTATAAGTGATGGCAATACTAGAGTACTATATACTGGTGATACTAAAGAGCCATGCGATACCATATTAGATAACGTAAAAGATGTTGACCTTATTATTCACGAATCTACATGCATAGATAATTGTGGCAACTGGGGACATACTTCAATTAAGCAAATACTCAACATATTTAAAGATAAAAAAGTAGTTGTAACACATATTCCAGTAGATATAGAGGAAAAAATAATAAGCTTAGTTAATAATAAAATACTTGTCGCTTTTGATGGGTTGACATTAAATGTGTAGATTTATAGCATTTCGCACTAAAGGCGAGATTTCAAAGAAATATGTAGACGCTTTAATACGTGCTAGTAAAAATGATGTTTTCTCGAGATATGGGAGTCACCCAGATGGCTGGGGTCTGAGTGTATTTGTTAAAAGGAATTCTAAGTGGAGAGTTATTTACTACAGATCGGAAGATCCAATATATGAGGATAGCTACGTTAGTTACCTATTAGAGATAGCAAAAGGAGATGAAATAGTGGGTATCATCCATGCTAGAAAGGCTGGAAGTAAATTTCTTATTGGACTATCTCATTCACATCCATACCATATAAGAGTAAATGCGTATGACCTTTATTTTGCACACAATGGTTCTGTTAGTAGAATTGCTTTTAGTAGTAATAGCAGTAAACCGTATACTGATAGCTATTTAATCTTGGAAGAAATCAAGACGTTAGTAGAAAATAATATGACACCGTTCGATGCGTATTCATTAACTATAGAAAAACTAAAAGATTTCTCAACTAGCTTAAATTCCAGCTTAATCTCCTATGCCAAAAGTGAGGGACCTTCAATATTAGTAGCATATTATTACAATAAAAATAGACTCCTTAAGGAGACTAAAGAGGAATATTACAAACTATACACCGATAATAAAGGATACGTATTTTCATCCACAGTGAAATATTATCTTGAAGAAGGGGCAGATGCAGAAGAACTTACAATGGGGAATATTACACATCTCTAGAAGTATAAATTCTTAAGCTTAGTGTCTTTAATATTAATCTATGAAAGAGAGACTTATAGAAGCAAAGATTTTAGATTATGGTAAACTAAAGGAGATTCAGAAAGAGATAGTTTATTATAAGCTTTATGTTGATGCATTGAGAAAACGCGGAATTAAAGAAAAAGTGGATCCCCCACCTACTTTACCTAAGTCTCTGCTAACTACTATAATTACTGGTGGAGTCCCTAGAGATGGTCCACTTCAAATAGATTTCATCAGCAATGATGTAATTAGAATAAAAAATTACAATGCGTTAGTAAAAGTGCCGAATGATGCTAATTCACCATTATACGCAATAGTAGAATACAAAGAAAATGAAATAAAGGTATATCTTGCGTATCAAGAACGGCCAAGCATTGTGGGGATAGATGTGGGATTAAGACATTTAATAACAGTGGTAGCAATAAGAGATACTAAACCGTGGAAAGTAAGATTCTTTGATGAACCTAAAGTTATGGAGTATTTTGTAAATTTTTTAGGAGATGACCAAGGAATTCTTGAATTAGAGGAAATAAAAAATAATGCCAAAAAGATCGTTTATAACGCTGTTACGTTTATAGAGGAGCTAGAACCAAAAATAATTGCAATGGAAAATTTAGAATACTTTGATACTAAAGCAGGTAAGGGATTAAAAGTATTACAAAGTATGTTGGAGGCCGAGATAAGGAGAAGAGGCATGAAATACAAGAAACTAGATCCTCATAATACTTCTAAAGTCTGCGCAAAATGCGGATATAAGAAGGGTGAGATCTTAGGTTCGTTATTCGTGTGCCCCGCTTGTGGATATAAGGCAGATAGGGATTATAATGCCGCATACAATATAGCGCTAAAGTGTTACTACACTTGCTAATTATATACTCCAGTACTTTCTAAGAATATTTTTCTCTTCACCTAGATAATTCATAAACCTCGATTTAACGCTATCATTCGACCTGTACACCTTATATTCTTTATCAATACCGGAGAAACCTTCTAAAAATGCTTTCAGACCTTTTCTCAAACCATCACCATATCCTCCTTCTAAAACTGCATACTTTCTAACAAAACTATTACTGATTCGACCTAAATTGTAAAATGAATACTCAGTTATATTAGTTGATGCTAGACCATCGCCTTTATACGCATCAAAACCTGCTGAATAGGCTAAAATCGTTGGCTTAAAATCATCTAGAATACTCTGAATAATTGGCAGTAATTCTTCATATAGATCGTCACCACCTAATGGGGGTATTAGTAGATTTACTTTAGTTCCCTCTGCCTCACCTCTTCCTACCATGTCTGGATAACCGGTTCCCGGATAAATAGTTCTAGGGTCTTGATGTATATCTATATGTAAGACTTCAGGATCCTCATAAAAGATTTCTTGAGTTCCATTTCCATAATGTACATCAAAATCGATAATTGCCACCCTCTTCAATCCAAACTTCTTAATTGGATACGCTACGTTATTAAAGATACAAAAACCTAAAGTAGGAGCACCGAATGCTCTACCATAAGTACCTGCATGATGACCTGGTGGCCTTACTAGTGCAAATCCATTAACTTCAAAAGCCCTCAAAGCTCCTCCTAAAGCATAAAGTGCAGTTTCGTACGTATACCTATTTACATAAGTATCTGCATCCAGATCTTCTTCCATATTAGAAAATTTTTCAACTAATTTAACATATTCTTCTGAATGTACAATTTGCGGGTCACTAACCTTTACTGGTTTCTCTATCTTCACTTTAATGTCTGCAAAGGCGGAAAGTGAGTAATCGATCCTAGTAGGATTTTCTACATGATATCGCTTTGGAGCATGATACTTATAAATATCGTCATAGATGATTGTGATCATAGTATTATCTATTTATAGCAAGACGTATTTAAAGTTCAATATGGACAGAATAAAAAAGGTGCAAGAGGAACTTGAAAGACTAAATGCGGATTATATAATCATAGGGACAACTAGCAATATGCAATATTTAATAGGATTCTCAGAAGAACAGATGGAAAGACCATTATTACTATTTATCACTAAAGATGATTATTTCGTACTAGCCCCGAAACTTTATGAAGAACAGTTAAAACACTTGCCACTTGTAGTATATAGTGATGGAGAAGATCCGTATTCTAAAGTAAAATTGAAAGAAAATTCTTTCATGCTAGTAGATGATACGATGTTCTCTCTTTTCACTGTAAATATACTAAATAAATTTCGACCTAGAAGAATTGAAACAGCATCAATAATTCTAAAAAAGCTACGACAGATAAAAGATGAAAACGAAATTGAAAAAATGAAGAAAGGAGTAGAAAAATCTGAAAAGCTTCTTCTAGAATTTATAAACTATCTAAAGGAAGGTGTAAGCGAGTGTGAAATAGAGAGAAAGCTGAAGAGCTTCTTAATTGAAAATGCGGGAAATGTTTCCTTTGAACCAATACTGACGTCTGGTCCAAATACAGCAATGCCTCACCTAAGATGTACAGAAAGGAAAATTAGGCGAGGTGATGTAATAGTCATAGATTATGGCATAAAATATGAGGGTTATTCAACAGATACTACTAGAGTTTTTTCTCTAGGAAACCCTAAAGATCAACTAGTGTTAGATGTAGTTGAAATAGTTAAGAATGCAAATGAAGAAGCTGAAAAGTTTGCAAAAGAAGGAGTGAAGGCAATGGAGATTGATAACGTAGCTAGAAGAACTATAGCCAGTAAAGGATATGGGGACTTCTTCATTCATAGAACTGGGCATGGAATAGGTATAGAGGTCCATGAAGAGCCATATATATCCCCAGATAATAATGAGATAATAAAGGAGAAGATGGTATTTACAATTGAACCTGGGATTTATATCCCAGAGAGATTTGGCATCAGAATAGAAGATGAAGTTACAATAATAAATGGAAAAGGAAGATCTCTAAATACGTTATCAAAGGATCTGTTTATTCTCTGAAAAGAACATATATAATACTCTTATTATCCTTATTATTACAAAATACAAGATTTTTACTTCTGTTACAGAAATTTTATTCTTCTATAATAGATTTCCAATATTAGGTTCTTTATATTGTTGCAAGGCCATGCTTCCAATAAAGGAGGAAAACACTTAAAAGTATTTAGATATATCTTTTTGAAGGGTGATTCAATGAGGAAAAGCTTAATTATAGTACTTTTAGTGATATTATCTTCATTTACTTATTTAACCTTGCAATTATCTTCGCAAACTACACCATTTCAAGGATATGCTACAAGTAGTGAATTGCTCGCAGCAGGAGAGACTGAGGTGCCAATAACCTTTCATTTAATCAATACATATTCAACGTTATACGATGTAACGATATATCCCGCATCTACTTATCCATTTTACGTCTACAACTATAATAATGGAACTCAGCTTACACATATACCAGTCTGGAATCAAGGGCAAATGGTCAATGTTACTTACTTGTTCGACATTGCTAATACAGCAAAGACTGGCACATATAGTGAAGTAATAATAGTTCAAGGTATTTCTGGCGCTGGGGAAGAATTCTCTTACGACGTATTAGTACCAGTAGTTATTGCGGGATATGTGAATTTCTCTGCAACATCAGTATGGGGTACAACAACAAACCCAATGGTCGTAGGACCAGGAGAAAACAACATACCACTAACAATAATCCTACAAAATCTTGGAAACACGCTGGTTACTAATATAACTT
The nucleotide sequence above comes from Sulfolobus tengchongensis. Encoded proteins:
- a CDS encoding Xaa-Pro peptidase family protein; this translates as MDRIKKVQEELERLNADYIIIGTTSNMQYLIGFSEEQMERPLLLFITKDDYFVLAPKLYEEQLKHLPLVVYSDGEDPYSKVKLKENSFMLVDDTMFSLFTVNILNKFRPRRIETASIILKKLRQIKDENEIEKMKKGVEKSEKLLLEFINYLKEGVSECEIERKLKSFLIENAGNVSFEPILTSGPNTAMPHLRCTERKIRRGDVIVIDYGIKYEGYSTDTTRVFSLGNPKDQLVLDVVEIVKNANEEAEKFAKEGVKAMEIDNVARRTIASKGYGDFFIHRTGHGIGIEVHEEPYISPDNNEIIKEKMVFTIEPGIYIPERFGIRIEDEVTIINGKGRSLNTLSKDLFIL